GCGCGAGATGTTGCGAGCGATGGAACGCCACGACCGCCTGGAAGCAAGGGTGATTCCCATCATCTTGCGCCCGTGCGACTGGCACGGTCTTCCGTTCGGGAAGCTATTGGCCGCCCCGAAGGACGGTAAACCGGTCACCAAATGGGCGGATCAAGACGACGCCTTTCTGGACATCGCGACGGCTATCAAAGATGCCCTCAAGGATCTCGGGAAAGCCACCTCATCCGTTAGTCCCCGGACCACCGAATCGTCAGCAACTCCTCAAAGCATCACGGCACCGATTCGTTCCAGCAACCTTAGAATTCGGAAGCAGTTCTCCGATCTCGATCGAGACACCTTCCGACACGAAGGATTCGACTTTATCGCCAAATTCTTCGAAGCGGCTCTCCTTGAGATCGCCAACCGCAATCCGGGTTTGGCGCAACGCTTTCAACGCGTAGACGCAAACCACTTCACGGCATCTCTCTATCAAAATGGAGAGAAGGTTTGCAGAGGGTCTGCCTCCGTTGGCGGGGGACACATGGGCTCCGACAGCATTCAATATTCGATGACCGATACACCACGGGATGGGGGAATGAACGAAGCCGTTTACGTGAAGAACGACGATCAAACCCTTTACTTCGAACCCCTCGGCATGCAGTCCTACGGAAACCGGGATAAGCAGAAGCTCACGCCGCAAGGCGCTGCCGAGTTCTTTTGGGACTTGTTCATCCGCCCACTTCAGTGAGGCACCTTCCTTCACCTGGACCGTATGCGCTTCATGAGGTCATTAAGTTAGCTTGCACAAACGCGCAGTCAGCGTGCTCATGCCGAGTGCTGGTGCGATGTTGGGGTTGTAGACAAGCTGGATGTCCCGCAAACGAACGGAAGCGGCCAAACGTTCCATGTTCTCGCCGGGCTCGCCGCTGACTTCGTGCAGGTTGGGAGGCTCTACGCCATCCGTCTGCGAAGCGTCGAAGACGTAGGCATTACGGAATCCGAGCAATATCCGCGCGTTCTGCTCAGTGACGTCATTCTGGGCCTCCTCGTCCTTTTTGCGGCGAACGCCGACGACGGGAGCGAGAATGCGAATGCCTTCTGTCCGGCCTTCAGGCTGCGTCCGAGTTTTCCATGTCCGGAATCCGGCGAAACGGGTCGCGGTCGGCATCTGCCGCGCGATCTCCAGCACGTTCCCAAAGCTGTAGTTATGGAACCGGCTCATAGCGGTGAGGTAGGTAGTTGGTAAGGGCTTCGGAGTGCCCGATCTCCAACTGCTCAACCAAGAGCTTGATATTGGCCGCGATGAAACTCCTCTTTGATGGTTGGCTTCTTGCTGTAAATGGCGGTGGTGTAGTCCCTTATGGTGGCTTCTCATTGGCTTTTGCTGTTGCCACATCCGCGTTGAAACTCGGCATGTACATGCTGAACGCCACCTGGCGAAGGCGGGAGCAGCAAGGCGCAAGGGAGGGGTGTCCCCAACCTTGGAGCGAAGGCGAAGCTGGAGCAGAAAGGACGGAGCGCAGCGGCGGTCTGCACAAGCCCGCAGGGCGCGGAAGATTGGGGAAACCCTTGCGCCGCGCGATTGGGGCATCGCCCCTTAGCGAGGTTTGGCTTCCTTATTCGTGCGCGTTAGCGCACAGGAACTACAGGGTGGGCGTTGCAGGGGGGGAACGGCCGCCCGCTGAGGTGGGTGACTGAAGACGCGTAGTGGCTGAAGGCAAGGCGTGCACCTCCTCAGCGCATTGTCGGATGGTGTTCTTAGAGTCCATCTAGGCCCATTTCGTCTGTACGTCAGGGCGATTGGATCAAGAGGAATCAATCCGACCGAGTATCATAGCGTCACGCTTCGTTCACGAG
This genomic window from Granulicella sibirica contains:
- a CDS encoding toll/interleukin-1 receptor domain-containing protein: MPTLFFSYSHEDEKLRDQLEVHLAGLKRQGVISTWHDRRISAGTELGNTIDQNLNEADVILLLISPDFINSDYCYEREMLRAMERHDRLEARVIPIILRPCDWHGLPFGKLLAAPKDGKPVTKWADQDDAFLDIATAIKDALKDLGKATSSVSPRTTESSATPQSITAPIRSSNLRIRKQFSDLDRDTFRHEGFDFIAKFFEAALLEIANRNPGLAQRFQRVDANHFTASLYQNGEKVCRGSASVGGGHMGSDSIQYSMTDTPRDGGMNEAVYVKNDDQTLYFEPLGMQSYGNRDKQKLTPQGAAEFFWDLFIRPLQ